Genomic segment of Mercurialis annua linkage group LG6, ddMerAnnu1.2, whole genome shotgun sequence:
TCTTTTACCAAATGAAGAAAAAAGTACCATGCAATACGTATCGTTGAAGATACATCCTGTCAGCCACAAGTCCCTGCTTGGCTACTTCCAAATTCGTTAAGTCATTTAGTACAAGCTTACAGTTAGGGGTGTGCATGGAacctaattatcaaaataaccgAACCGGACTGAAAGTAGACGGTAATTCGGATTAATTATAGGAATTGCCATCAGAAAGTGAATGACCACAAGTGATGCTTAATAAATTAAGATTATCTTTAGATTGGAGGCGTTTGATATCACACTCCAAATTCCGTTGCCAAAACATAAGAAGTATAACaagattttaaaatgaaaaatttggcaaggactaaataaataaaaactagtAATACGAAgatttttgaataaataaaagataaaaaaagtattatCATTGAAATAAGGTTTAATGTGTTAAAAATACCAATACATTGCAGGTGAAGTCAATTCAAACTAATACTTTTAAAATCACTACATTTAGCtcgatttaatatttattgtgtTAATTATagcctttaaaaataatttcaaacttttcatatattgttgaatcaacaaattttaatcaaaatgcTGACATTTCATCTAAAATCGAACCAGACCATTTGTAACTTTTAATCCGAAAGTAACACTGACCAACCAATTTTTAGGTGACTAGTGATTCTATTGGTTTTTTAGATGACATGTCAGCTTTTGAGATTACAATATTTGACATGTCAGCATTTCAGATTAAAATTAGAATAACCTAATTAATAATCTCGTACAATACAAGTGGCATCTAAAATACCCAATTGTACAATAGAAGAACCCTTCAATAACAGTCTGATATATAATCTCTTCCATGGGAAGATCAAAGctgctgaattaaataattatcaGTTCACAGAGATGTTTGGATCGGTCGGAGTAACCGCCGTTATGCTTACGTTAGAGGCGATGGATGTGGGCATTAACACTGTAAATAAAGCAGCAATGAGCAAAGGCATGAGTCGCTATACACTCGTAGTTTACTCTAACTTCATCGctgtttttcttcttcttttttcttcctTCATCTTTTACAGGCAAGTCCGAGGGTATTTAAAGTATTACCGTTTTGTAATTTggttatataattttgattcgttttaatttgattatcgaattaaacttttgaaaattttatgacTAAAATACATTATGTGACAGCCGGTTTTTGcttattttaacatattttcGTCCGAAAAAGTTTATCATGTAcgtataatttgattttaagacAAAACTTTACGCAAACTATACAAATATGACAAGTTTTCAGACTAAAATCAGCAAAAACCGATGGCTGAGGGGCGAAGCCAGACAATTTTTTAAAGGGGGGCAAAAAAACTtacaaattatacatataaattgtCATTAGGTGTATAATGTGGGCAAGTattagtaaaattaattaaatatataaatttataataatatgtaCATGTATTAATTAAGAAACTATTTTATCAAAGGTGGTCCCCACCTTTATTAAGAGGTAGCTTCGCCTCTGCATatgtatttttgatattttggaactaaaatttagtaatcaaattttgatcaGTAAATGAGAATCAAGTTCCGTAATTTCACTAATTCCCAATTCTTTGTAAATTTCATGTATTTGaaattcatttcttttcaacAGAAAAAGAAATGAGCCAGCAATTACATTCTCTTTAATCTGCAGGATTTTTGTCCTAAGTCTGCTcaggtaattaattaattctgtGATAATTTTGCTAATTAATTAAAGTGATTTTAAGTGTGTTTGTATGGTTTAGTTGTTGTGGTCAGGTATTTACCAATATTGGAATAGGATACAGCTCTCCAACTCTAGCTTCTGCCATGATTGATTTAACTCCGGCTTTTACCTTCATTCTTGGAGTCTTCGCAAGGTTAGCGCTTCTCATTTCATCGAAGACAATTTATATTGCAcagaaacttttcaaatcatatGCATGATTCGGttctttatataatatttttgaattaaccgaaatatatataattttatttttctatagtTTAAAAGACTTAAggcaatttttataatatttttagtacttaaatatcaatttttcctcaaaatttgtatatatttaaaaattgatacacaattgattttttatttttatttttcaataattaatattaaatgtatACTTTGACAACAAGCAAGTAtgatataaatttcatattgaaaaattagaaataaaatgtTGAACATTTAAATAGAAATGACTCATTAACCAATTAATTACTAACAATTATGAATTgaggttttttcttttttgataattgggagggggagcgcttgttgGAGGAAATGAACCCACGATTTTGACAGTTTTTTATCaagcgcttatatcatttaagtTACATCTCGTTGGTATTAAGAATTGAGGTTGAGTGTGACCTAGTTACCTTTATGGCCTCATAAGTGTATTTTTTTATACGTTGTGCTCATTTTGGTTCCAACAGTTTTTAAAATCCGACATTctgaatttataaattactatactaaaaaatatatcatttttccGTTTCATGTTTCGGGAGTTTCAGCATTTCTGTTTCTGTAGCATTTCATAGGGGGCAACAATTCAATTCAATCTAAAGTGACTCAATTAGAATTTTTATCTTGCATATAGGATGGAAATCCTGAATTTCAGGATGAAAAGTAGTCAGGCAAAGTGTATCGGCACAATGGTATTGATCACCGGAGgattaatttttactttatacAAAGGTCCGTCGATTACAGGTGGCGATGACGATGATGACTTacagaaaaaaatgattttctcaTCTCCATCAAACTGGGCAATTGGAGGATTTTTCCTTTCAGTTCATAGTTTCATCCTGGCTCTAATCTATATAGTCCTGGTTAGTCTCTAAAAATATTAAGAGTTTGTTActaatttttgaataaaatgttATCTCGGTATTTAAATTTATGAGTCAAGATCAATTAACTCatattaacttattttaatcAGCTACGGACAATACTCTCTGTGTTAAGATCAATTAATCCTCAAATTGGATCCTCACGGTTTCTGAAAGCGTTAATTTTCGagttaattgacctaaaaatagagagtgttgttttaattgattaaaatgattAAGCATGAGTTAATTAACATGACACATAAATTCAAGGACCTAATTTAACAATTTCAGTAAAGAGAATTACATATTTGTATTA
This window contains:
- the LOC126686248 gene encoding WAT1-related protein At5g40210-like — protein: MFGSVGVTAVMLTLEAMDVGINTVNKAAMSKGMSRYTLVVYSNFIAVFLLLFSSFIFYRKRNEPAITFSLICRIFVLSLLSCCGQVFTNIGIGYSSPTLASAMIDLTPAFTFILGVFARMEILNFRMKSSQAKCIGTMVLITGGLIFTLYKGPSITGGDDDDDLQKKMIFSSPSNWAIGGFFLSVHSFILALIYIVLTWIIRDYPSELMITLLNSTMVTVFSASVSLVAEKDPNAWTITPDIQLLSISFTAVFGVSLRTIVHTWACHKKGPVYTCMFKPLGMVIAVFMGVSFLGDNLYLGSVIGGGTIGIGFYGVMWGKSREDKESCGFESSSLKAPLLRNKFLKFIPFLH